A stretch of the Duncaniella dubosii genome encodes the following:
- the fic gene encoding protein adenylyltransferase Fic, whose translation MSKKSIRFFNDREVRAVWDDENNCWWFSASDVVRAINDEPDYTKAGNYWRWLKRKLKQDGVQFVSGTHKLKIVAADGKQYNSDALSAEDIILLAKHYPNNRASKFLDWFTYSDNTIDGQSRKKAYTLFESGLLNSLEPGSIKCLQQIHAYLFGGLYEFAGQIRTKNISKGGFTFANCLHFPTIIPTIERMPETTLDEIADKYVEMNVVHPFMEGNGRSTRIWLDLMLRRSLKLCVDWSRIDKNEYLTAMRESVIDSTHIKALLKGALTDKINDREMFMKGIDYSYYYEEE comes from the coding sequence ATGAGTAAGAAGTCGATACGGTTTTTCAATGACCGCGAGGTGAGGGCGGTCTGGGATGACGAGAACAACTGCTGGTGGTTTTCGGCTTCTGACGTTGTACGTGCTATCAATGATGAGCCGGACTATACGAAGGCCGGTAACTATTGGCGTTGGCTCAAGCGTAAGCTCAAACAAGATGGTGTTCAGTTCGTGAGTGGTACTCACAAACTGAAAATTGTCGCTGCTGACGGTAAGCAATATAACAGTGATGCGCTGTCGGCTGAGGATATTATTCTTCTCGCCAAGCATTATCCCAACAATCGTGCGAGCAAGTTTCTTGATTGGTTTACGTATAGTGACAACACCATTGACGGGCAGAGCCGAAAGAAGGCATACACTTTATTTGAAAGCGGGCTGTTAAACTCTCTTGAACCGGGTAGCATTAAATGTCTGCAACAGATACATGCCTACCTCTTTGGTGGTCTTTATGAGTTTGCCGGACAGATAAGAACCAAGAACATATCAAAGGGTGGATTCACGTTTGCCAACTGCCTCCATTTCCCGACTATCATTCCGACCATTGAACGTATGCCGGAAACGACGCTTGACGAAATCGCCGACAAGTATGTCGAGATGAACGTAGTGCATCCATTTATGGAAGGGAACGGACGCAGCACCCGCATCTGGCTCGACCTGATGCTCCGTCGCTCGCTGAAACTGTGCGTAGACTGGAGCCGGATTGACAAGAACGAATATCTGACCGCGATGAGAGAAAGCGTTATTGACTCAACCCATATCAAAGCCTTGCTGAAAGGTGCGCTGACCGACAAAATCAACGACCGCGAAATGTTTATGAAAGGCATCGACTACTCATATTACTACGAGGAAGAGTAG
- a CDS encoding site-specific integrase: protein MATLTRNITKGTNPMGKAELLLRLSVSRNLVVRLKTGLWMDPSRFDKGIFSLPKDPTARAEIRAIEDRLIDIERFLINLCEKTPSDTLTKDFVVAQYDLFLHPKPEKQKRQPRNPNFFDIFEDYIEKKNISEWRIKHLRVLKRALMRYELYVRANGRGRYKIKLDDFTVDDVNSFEKFLRSEHEIHEKYPEIYKAVPADTHTTRKKPKPQPKGDNTIIGLFGLMRAFYRWCRDQELTTNDPFAKYNGKTTEVYGTPYYITLEERDRIADYDLSANPSLEAQRDIFIFQCLIGCRVSDLMAMTPASIINGAIEYMPQKTKGERPQVVRVPLNARAQALVAKYAGRDDLNGKLFPFISSQKYNVAIKKIFTTCGVNRIVTVLNPTTGAEEKRPLNEIASSHLARRTFIGNLYKKVKDPNLVGSLSGHKEGSKAFARYRDIDEDMKKELVNLLD from the coding sequence ATGGCAACACTCACTCGTAATATCACGAAGGGTACCAACCCTATGGGGAAGGCGGAGCTTCTGCTGCGTCTTTCCGTATCGCGTAATCTTGTAGTCCGCCTGAAGACTGGACTTTGGATGGATCCCTCGCGCTTTGACAAGGGGATATTCTCTTTACCCAAAGACCCGACGGCACGTGCCGAGATTCGCGCGATAGAGGACAGGCTTATCGACATTGAACGATTTCTTATCAATCTCTGCGAGAAAACGCCGTCAGACACGCTGACAAAGGATTTCGTTGTTGCTCAGTATGATTTGTTTCTGCATCCAAAACCGGAAAAGCAGAAACGGCAACCGCGTAATCCAAATTTCTTCGACATATTTGAGGATTACATCGAAAAGAAAAATATTTCGGAATGGCGCATCAAGCATCTGCGAGTCCTGAAACGCGCATTAATGCGATATGAGCTGTATGTCCGCGCAAACGGTCGCGGCCGCTATAAAATCAAACTTGATGATTTTACAGTCGATGATGTCAACAGTTTCGAGAAGTTCCTGCGCTCAGAGCATGAAATCCACGAGAAGTATCCGGAAATATATAAGGCTGTTCCGGCAGACACACATACAACGAGAAAGAAACCGAAGCCCCAACCCAAAGGCGACAATACCATCATCGGTTTGTTTGGTCTGATGCGGGCTTTCTATCGCTGGTGCCGAGACCAAGAGTTGACAACCAATGACCCGTTTGCAAAATACAACGGCAAGACAACCGAAGTGTATGGCACCCCCTATTACATTACTCTTGAAGAACGCGACAGGATTGCAGACTACGACCTTTCTGCGAATCCGTCATTAGAGGCACAACGCGATATTTTCATCTTTCAGTGCCTCATCGGATGCCGCGTGTCTGACCTCATGGCAATGACTCCGGCAAGTATCATCAATGGAGCCATCGAGTATATGCCTCAGAAGACAAAGGGCGAACGTCCGCAGGTTGTCAGAGTGCCTCTAAATGCAAGAGCCCAAGCCCTCGTTGCCAAGTATGCCGGACGCGATGACTTGAACGGCAAACTGTTTCCCTTCATCAGTTCGCAGAAGTATAACGTGGCCATCAAAAAGATATTCACGACCTGCGGAGTCAATCGCATAGTCACCGTTCTCAATCCTACAACCGGGGCAGAAGAGAAACGTCCGCTGAATGAAATAGCCAGCAGCCACTTGGCACGACGCACCTTCATCGGGAACCTCTACAAGAAAGTCAAAGACCCTAATCTCGTCGGCTCACTCAGCGGCCACAAGGAAGGCAGCAAAGCCTTCGCCCGTTACCGAGACATTGATGAGGACATGAAGAAAGAACTTGTCAACCTCCTCGACTGA